One Amorphoplanes digitatis genomic window carries:
- a CDS encoding glycoside hydrolase family 3 protein, translated as MALLALATLGLTVPAVPAAANPAPSPVDSALARMTLPQKIGQLFTTYVYGNDANTPSAADAAANRRLYGVDTPAEVVAKYHLGGVIYFAWTNSLQSPRQITTLSNGLQAASAGVPLTISTDQEHGVVSRMPAPATQFPGGMALGAGRSVLDAYRTGQVTGAELRAVGINQAWAPVADVNVNPANPVIGVRSFGSDPKLAAALTASQVLGLQRGANASASAKHFPGHGDTATDSHTGLPVITHTREEWQRVDAPPFKAAIAAGVDAIMSAHIVVPALDPAGDPATLSQPIITGLLRGELGYRGVIVSDSLEMAGVRQKYGDDRVPVLALKAGVDMLLMPPNMQVAYDAVLGAVASGELTEARIDASVRRILTLKQKRGLLAWTPLDPAAAERAVGSPEHVRVARSVTDRTVTAIRNDAGLLPWSHAGKSVLVTGWNSSAYNNVAVLAGALGATPLVTNLPNDAKIAEAVAAAGTHDLTVVLTSRAWDTTVADPGGRQQALVKALVAAGKPVVVVAVRDPYDIAALPEVTTYLATYSFTGVAMESLAKVLLGTAPPRGRLPVEIPGTYPYGHGLSWSVP; from the coding sequence GTGGCTCTTCTCGCTCTCGCCACCCTGGGTCTCACGGTTCCCGCCGTTCCGGCCGCCGCGAACCCCGCACCGTCACCGGTCGACTCGGCCCTGGCCCGGATGACGTTGCCGCAGAAGATCGGTCAGCTCTTCACCACCTACGTCTACGGCAACGACGCGAACACGCCGTCGGCCGCCGACGCCGCCGCCAACCGCCGCCTGTACGGCGTGGACACCCCGGCGGAGGTCGTCGCGAAGTACCACCTCGGCGGCGTCATCTACTTCGCCTGGACCAACAGCCTCCAGAGCCCGCGCCAGATCACCACGCTCAGCAACGGGCTACAGGCCGCCTCCGCCGGCGTCCCGCTGACCATCTCCACCGACCAGGAGCACGGCGTCGTCTCCCGGATGCCCGCGCCGGCCACCCAGTTCCCCGGCGGGATGGCGCTCGGCGCCGGACGCAGCGTGCTCGACGCGTACCGCACCGGGCAGGTCACCGGCGCCGAGCTGCGCGCGGTCGGCATCAACCAGGCCTGGGCCCCGGTGGCCGACGTCAACGTGAACCCCGCCAACCCGGTCATCGGGGTGCGCTCGTTCGGCAGCGACCCGAAGCTCGCCGCCGCGCTCACCGCGAGCCAGGTGCTCGGGCTCCAGCGCGGCGCGAACGCCTCCGCCTCCGCCAAGCACTTCCCCGGGCACGGCGACACCGCCACCGACAGCCACACCGGCCTGCCGGTGATCACGCACACCCGCGAGGAGTGGCAGCGCGTCGACGCGCCGCCGTTCAAGGCCGCCATCGCGGCCGGCGTCGACGCCATCATGAGCGCGCACATCGTGGTGCCGGCGCTCGACCCGGCCGGCGACCCGGCCACCCTGTCGCAGCCGATCATCACCGGGCTGCTCCGCGGCGAGCTCGGCTACCGCGGCGTGATCGTCAGCGACTCCCTGGAGATGGCCGGCGTACGCCAGAAGTACGGCGACGACCGGGTGCCGGTGCTGGCGCTCAAGGCCGGCGTCGACATGCTGCTGATGCCCCCGAACATGCAGGTGGCGTACGACGCCGTGCTCGGCGCGGTCGCCTCCGGCGAGCTCACCGAGGCCCGCATCGACGCCTCGGTGCGCCGCATCCTCACCCTCAAGCAGAAGCGCGGCCTGCTCGCCTGGACGCCGCTCGACCCGGCCGCGGCCGAACGCGCCGTCGGCTCGCCCGAGCACGTCCGCGTCGCCCGGTCCGTCACCGACCGCACCGTCACCGCGATCCGCAACGACGCGGGCCTGCTCCCCTGGTCTCACGCCGGGAAGTCCGTGCTGGTCACGGGGTGGAACTCCAGCGCATACAACAACGTCGCGGTGCTGGCCGGCGCGCTCGGCGCCACACCGCTGGTCACCAACCTGCCGAACGACGCCAAGATCGCCGAGGCGGTCGCCGCGGCGGGCACCCACGACCTCACCGTGGTGCTCACCAGCAGGGCGTGGGACACCACGGTCGCCGATCCGGGCGGTCGGCAGCAGGCCCTCGTGAAAGCCCTGGTGGCGGCCGGCAAGCCGGTCGTCGTGGTGGCGGTCCGCGACCCGTACGACATCGCGGCGCTGCCGGAGGTCACCACCTACCTGGCCACCTACAGCTTCACCGGTGTCGCCATGGAGTCCCTCGCAAAGGTGCTGCTCGGCACCGCGCCGCCGCGCGGCAGGCTGCCGGTCGAGATACCCGGGACCTATCCGTACGGGCACGGGCTGAGCTGGAGCGTCCCGTGA
- the ngcE gene encoding N-acetylglucosamine/diacetylchitobiose ABC transporter substrate-binding protein, with product MGYRISRRGLLNGAAGVAAAGTLAGCAMGGDDDTESDAKGEVSAANPLGVKEDAPLEVVIFNGGFGEEYAKAHEAMYQERYPKAEIKHSSTQKIAETLQPRFVAGDPPDVVNNSGGSQIDFNGLVSQGALTDLGELLDAPSLDDPAKKVRDTLLPGIVDVGSYDGKFLSLNYAYSAYGVWYSRKLFESKGWQYPKTWDEMIALCKKIKAAGIAPWTYPGKHSRYMSWPILAAAGKLGGIEVIKAIDNLEPNAWKHEAVRAAAEAYYQLAVDGFLQPGAEGMDHVQSQTEWCRGHAAFVSCGSWLENEQKSVTPPDFRMAVAPTPSLTTSDKMPFEAFRGTGSEPFIVPTKGKNVRGGLEYLRVMLSQQGASDFTRKVSSLTCVKGAGAGIELGPGLASVTGLIEASKGTAFTWLYSSYYRKLERERVDAACAELYTKRINAAQWCEQVQKSADEFAQDPAVKKYKRA from the coding sequence ATGGGATACCGGATCAGCCGGCGCGGGCTGCTCAACGGCGCGGCGGGCGTCGCCGCCGCGGGCACACTCGCCGGGTGCGCGATGGGCGGCGACGACGACACCGAGTCCGACGCCAAGGGCGAGGTCAGCGCGGCCAACCCGCTGGGTGTGAAAGAGGACGCACCGCTGGAGGTGGTCATCTTCAACGGCGGCTTCGGCGAGGAGTACGCCAAGGCGCACGAGGCGATGTACCAGGAGCGCTACCCCAAGGCGGAGATCAAGCACTCGTCCACCCAGAAGATCGCCGAGACGCTGCAGCCGCGGTTCGTCGCGGGCGACCCGCCGGACGTGGTGAACAACTCGGGAGGCAGCCAGATCGACTTCAACGGCCTGGTCTCGCAGGGCGCGCTCACCGATCTCGGCGAGCTGCTCGACGCGCCGAGCCTCGACGACCCGGCCAAGAAGGTACGCGACACGCTGCTGCCCGGCATCGTCGACGTCGGCTCGTACGACGGTAAATTCCTGTCGCTGAACTACGCCTACTCGGCGTACGGCGTCTGGTACTCGCGGAAGCTCTTCGAGTCGAAGGGCTGGCAGTACCCGAAGACCTGGGACGAGATGATCGCCCTCTGCAAGAAGATCAAGGCGGCCGGCATCGCGCCCTGGACCTACCCGGGCAAGCACTCCCGCTACATGAGCTGGCCGATCCTCGCCGCGGCCGGCAAGCTGGGCGGCATCGAGGTGATCAAGGCGATCGACAACCTGGAGCCGAACGCCTGGAAGCACGAGGCGGTCCGGGCCGCCGCCGAGGCCTACTACCAGCTCGCCGTCGACGGCTTCCTCCAGCCGGGCGCCGAGGGCATGGACCACGTGCAGTCGCAGACCGAGTGGTGCCGGGGCCACGCCGCGTTCGTCTCCTGTGGATCGTGGCTGGAGAACGAGCAGAAGTCGGTCACCCCGCCGGACTTCCGGATGGCCGTCGCGCCGACGCCCAGCCTCACCACGAGCGACAAGATGCCGTTCGAGGCGTTCCGCGGCACCGGCAGCGAGCCGTTCATCGTCCCTACCAAGGGCAAGAACGTCCGCGGCGGCCTGGAGTACCTGCGGGTCATGCTCTCGCAGCAGGGCGCCTCCGACTTCACCCGCAAGGTCAGCAGCCTCACCTGCGTGAAAGGCGCCGGCGCCGGCATCGAGCTCGGCCCGGGCCTCGCGTCGGTGACCGGCCTGATCGAGGCGTCCAAGGGCACCGCGTTCACCTGGCTGTACTCGTCGTACTACCGCAAGCTGGAGCGCGAGCGGGTGGACGCGGCCTGCGCCGAGCTGTACACCAAGCGGATCAACGCGGCGCAGTGGTGCGAGCAGGTGCAGAAGTCCGCCGACGAGTTCGCCCAGGACCCCGCGGTCAAGAAGTACAAGCGGGCCTGA
- a CDS encoding serine hydrolase domain-containing protein, with protein sequence MIRLRFLPPLCVLACLVAGAPAAAEPAPAAAPAVTPADIRFRHDVLRTGTAYEAGLLPDRVAALPGIAASYLEATPDHPGRPAYAGAAVLAAHHGVVVSRFAVGDAVRYTADPGGGIAELPPRQRIPARTDTLWDLASISKLFTTIVVLQQVEAGRVDLDAPVADSVPEFAAGGKESVTVRNLLTHTSGLPAFLPFYSRYGTPEERTAAALVTPVTAGSAPGAQYVYSDIGLIALGVLVQRVTGESLADAVRAGVTGPLGMHDTGYNPGAGQRDRTAATEYQPYVNRGVVWGQVHDENAWSLGGVAGHAGVFSTVDDLAVLCQMLLDGGTYRGRRILSRPMVRQALVDYNADLRPRYPESARGLGFELAKHWYMDGMTSPVTFGHTGFTGTSIVIDPLDQSFLILLSNRVHPDRAWGSNNVARRALARTFAAAHPVHALAGGEPWRTELRDGAVMTLTAPLRRAAGERARASFLLWYDTEPGYDTATLEWSADGVSWAPLPTTLRSGRETVTGDGTFTGFGGRHWWLAAADVPAGTTRLRLSYRTDAASQGRGVLLDRLRVFEPGALLVDGATTFAADGWNPSVNS encoded by the coding sequence ATGATCAGACTTCGGTTCCTGCCCCCGCTCTGCGTGCTCGCCTGCCTGGTCGCCGGCGCGCCCGCGGCCGCCGAGCCCGCCCCGGCGGCGGCGCCGGCCGTCACGCCCGCCGACATCCGGTTCCGGCACGACGTACTGCGCACCGGCACCGCGTACGAGGCCGGCCTGCTGCCGGACCGGGTCGCCGCGCTGCCCGGCATCGCCGCGTCCTACCTCGAGGCGACGCCGGACCATCCCGGGCGCCCCGCGTACGCGGGCGCCGCCGTGCTCGCCGCGCACCACGGCGTCGTGGTGTCGCGGTTCGCGGTCGGTGACGCGGTCCGCTACACCGCCGACCCCGGCGGCGGGATCGCCGAGCTGCCGCCGCGGCAGCGGATACCGGCCCGCACCGACACCCTGTGGGACCTCGCCTCGATCTCCAAGCTGTTCACCACGATCGTCGTGCTCCAGCAGGTCGAGGCCGGACGGGTGGACCTGGACGCGCCGGTCGCGGACTCGGTCCCGGAGTTCGCGGCCGGCGGCAAGGAATCGGTGACGGTACGGAACCTGCTCACCCACACCTCCGGACTGCCGGCGTTCCTGCCGTTCTACTCCCGGTACGGCACGCCCGAGGAGCGGACCGCCGCGGCGCTCGTCACTCCGGTGACGGCCGGGTCGGCGCCCGGCGCTCAGTACGTCTACTCCGACATCGGCCTGATCGCGCTCGGCGTGCTGGTCCAGCGGGTCACCGGCGAGTCCCTCGCCGACGCGGTCCGTGCCGGGGTCACCGGCCCGCTCGGCATGCACGACACCGGCTACAACCCCGGCGCCGGGCAGCGGGACCGGACCGCCGCCACCGAGTACCAGCCGTACGTGAACCGCGGCGTGGTCTGGGGCCAGGTGCACGACGAGAACGCCTGGTCCCTCGGTGGCGTGGCCGGGCACGCCGGCGTCTTCTCCACCGTGGACGACCTGGCGGTCCTGTGCCAGATGCTGCTCGACGGCGGCACCTACCGGGGCCGGCGGATCCTGTCCCGGCCGATGGTCCGCCAGGCGCTCGTCGACTACAACGCGGACCTGCGGCCCCGGTACCCCGAGAGCGCCCGCGGGCTCGGCTTCGAGCTCGCCAAGCACTGGTACATGGACGGGATGACCTCGCCGGTGACCTTCGGGCATACCGGGTTCACCGGCACGTCGATCGTCATCGACCCGCTCGACCAGTCCTTCCTCATCCTGCTCAGCAACCGGGTGCACCCCGACCGGGCCTGGGGGAGCAACAACGTCGCGCGGCGCGCGCTGGCGCGTACGTTCGCGGCCGCGCACCCGGTCCACGCGCTCGCCGGCGGCGAGCCCTGGCGGACCGAGCTGCGCGACGGCGCGGTCATGACGCTGACCGCGCCGCTGCGGCGCGCGGCGGGTGAGCGGGCACGGGCCTCGTTCCTGCTCTGGTACGACACCGAGCCGGGCTACGACACGGCGACGCTGGAGTGGTCGGCCGACGGGGTGAGCTGGGCGCCGCTGCCGACGACCCTGCGCTCCGGCCGGGAGACGGTGACGGGCGACGGCACGTTCACCGGCTTCGGGGGCCGCCACTGGTGGCTGGCCGCCGCCGACGTGCCCGCCGGGACCACCCGGCTGCGGCTGAGCTACCGCACCGACGCCGCCTCGCAGGGCCGCGGCGTCCTGCTCGACCGTCTCCGGGTCTTCGAGCCCGGAGCGCTTCTCGTCGACGGCGCGACCACCTTCGCCGCCGACGGCTGGAACCCATCAGTGAACTCTTAG